The Rufibacter sp. DG15C region GTCCAGAGCCAGTAACTCATAATAGGAATTGGCTATCTCAGCAATCAAGTTAGTAACCATGAAGTTTCTACCTTCTATACTGGCCAGGTACCGGTTCACGGCAGATTTGCGAGCGTTGCGCAGCTTGTGCCAGATGTCCACTTCCCAAGTGGCGTAAGCCCCACCCATGATATCTGTGAGCGGCTCGGGCATTTCGCGGCCCGGTTCCATCTCGGTGGTGGCTTCCATGGCCCCAATGTTGGTGAACCTAGCCACCTTCTCAACCCCCGCACCACCGCGCAATCCCACCGATGGCAGGTATTCTCCTTTTCTTACCCGTACTTCGTTTTGGGCAATCTGGATTTCCTGCAGGGTAATGTTTAGTTCTTGGTTGTTTTGCAGCGCCGTATCTATCAAAGCAGTCAGGTTAGGATCTGCAAAAAACTCCTGCCACCTAGTCTTACCAGTGTTGGTAGTGTCCTGCGAGTTGGAATAACTGGCAGGAACAGAGGTATTGGCTGTTTTTTGCACCAAGTTTGGCAAACTACAGGCTGTAAAGGCAACGGTAATAAAAGCTATCCCTGCCCATTTTGCTATGCTATTTTTATACATGGTTTTCACTTTCATTAATGAGCGGGAAACTATCATCGGCGTAGACATATCCTTCGGTCAAAGGCGTCTCATGTTCATCTCTGATGAGGTGACGGCCGTCTGCCATCTTCGCGAAGATGTAGTACAGGCCTGGGATGATCACTACCCCAAAAATGGTCCCGAACAACATACCGCCCAAGGCAGAAGCGCCAATGGTTCTGTTACCAATGGCACCGGCCCCGGTGGCCACGATCAAAGGAATCAAGCCAGCCACAAAAGCGAAAGAGGTCATGAGGATAGGACGGAAACGCACCTTGGCCCCTTCAATGGCGGCCTCCAGAATGGTGGCTCCCTGCAGACGCTTCTGCACCGCAAACTCCACAATCAATACCGCGTTTTTACCTAGCAGACCCACCAGCATGATCATCCCCACTTGGGCATAGATGTTGTTTTCCAACCCCATCAGCTTCAGCAACAGGAATGATCCAAAAATCCCGACGGGCAAGGAAAGCACCACTGCAAACGGAATGATAAAGCTCTCATACTGCGCGGCCAACACAAAGTAGACGAACAACAACACCACCAGGAATACATACAAGGACTCATTGCCCCTGATGGACTCATCATAAGAGAGACCTTCCCAGGCAATGTCATAGCCTTTGGGTAACGAAGTGGCGGCCACTTCCTGAATGGCCTGGATAGCGTCTGCCGTGGTATAGCCTTTGGCCGGCAGCCCTTGAATGGACGCTGAGTTGTACAAGTTGAAACGGGTTACCTCATTAGGGCCTTGCGTTTTCTTGAGCTTCATAAACGCTGAATACGGCACCATTTCTCCCTGATCATTCTTCACAAACAGGTTTAAGATGTCTGATGGAAGCCTTCTGAATTTAGGGTCTGACTGCACGTATACCTTGAAGAACTGGTTGAACTTGATAAAGCCCTGTTCATAGGTACTACCAATCAAAATGTTCAGGTTCTCCATGGCCTTGCCAATAGACACTCCTTTTTGCATGGCCAGGTCATTGTCAATCTCCAGCTCATACTGCGGATAGTTGGCCGCGAAGAAAGTGAACAAGCCCGTCAACTCTTTCCGCTTGCTCAAGTTGTTCATGAATTCCTTGTTGATCTTGTCAAACTCATGGTAATCTGTGTCTGAGTTCTTATCCAGTAGACGCATGGAGAAACCACCAGAAGACCCGAACCCTGGAATGGCTGGCGGCTCAAAGAACTCCACCACGGCACCCAATCCTTTGGATTTTTCCTCCAGTTCCTCCATGATCTCCTTCACGGTATGCTCGCGGTCAGACCATGGCTTTAAGTTGATCAAACAGGTACCCGCGTTAGATCCGCGGCCTTCGGTCATGATCTCATACCCAGCCAAAGAAGACACAGACTCCACTCCTTCAATCTCCTCACAGATTTTCTGTAGCCTATGGGACACTTGATTGGTAGTTTCTAAGGTAGAGCCCGGCGGCGTTTGCACAATGGCGTAAATGGTACCCTGGTCTTCATTCGGGATGAAACCTGCGGGCAGCACCTTGTTTTCAAAGAAGATACCCACTCCAAACGCTAGGAGAATGGCCCACGTCAACCATCTTCGGCTCACGATAGATCGTAGCAAGCCCACGTATCTACCCGTCAACTTCTCAAAACCTCTGTTAAACCCGTCAAGCGCTTTGGTCAATGGGTTTTTCTTTTGGGGTTTGCCGTGGTTGTTCTTCAACAACATGGCACACAGCACGGGCGTGAGTGTAAGGGCAATCACCGCTGAAATGACAATAGAACTGGCCATGGTGATGGAGAACTGCCGATAGAAAATCCCCACCGGACCTGACATGAACAGCAATGGAATGAATACTGCGGTCATGACCAAGGTAATGGCAATAATGGCCCCACCAATTTCACGCAACACTTCTATGGTCGCTTTGTAAGGCGAGAGGTTGGTTTCCTCCATCTTAGCGTGCACCGCCTCCACAACTACAATGGCATTATCTACCACAATACCAATGGCCAATACCAGCGCAAACAGCGTGATGAGGTTAATGGAAAGCCCAAAGAACTGAATCACAAAGAACGCCCCAATCAAGGACACCGGCACGGCTAGAATAGGAATAAGGGTTGAACGCCAATCGCCTAAGAAGATAAACACCACCAAGGCCACCAAGATAAACGCATCTCTTAACGTGTGCATTACCTGCTCAATAGACGCGTCTAGGAATTGAGACACGTCATAGCTGATTTTATAGTCCATGCCCGGCGGGAAAGAGGCTTTCATTTCCTCTAATTGGCTTTTAACATCAGCGATCACGTCACTGGCGTTACTACCGTAGTTCTGCTTTAACACAATGGCCGCCGATGGCTTGCCATCCATGGTGGAGTAAATATCAAAGAACTCACTGCCTAACTCAACGGTGGCAATGTCCTTCAAACGAATACTCTCCCCTTCGGCGTTGGCCCGGATGATGATGCCTTCATATTCTACCGGTTTGTTGTAGCGCCCTTTGTAGGTAAGCACATATTCCAAAGACTGCGCGGCAATACCAGAGCTTTGCCCCAGACGGCCCGGACGGCCAATGATGCTTTGCTCGGCTAGGGCTTCCATCACCTCTTCCACAGAGATTTTATAGGCGCGCATACGGTCTGGGTTCAACCAAACCCGCATGGCATAGCGGCGGCTACCTAAAATCTGCGCCCTAGCCACGCCTTTAATCCGTTGAATCTCTGGGATCATCTTGACGGTAGCGTAGTTGAACAGGAACTTCTCATCCATGCTCTTTTCCTTGGAGTAGAGGTTGACGTACATCAACATACTTGGCTGGATGGGCGTAATCACCACCCCTTCGCGCTGCACCAGTTCGGGTAAGAGCGGCATTACCTGGTCCACCCTGGTTTTTACCCTGACTACCGCGTCATTGGGGTCGGTGCCCGGCTCAAAGATGATCCTGAGCGTGGCCTCCCCGGCACTGGTGGCATCTGAGGCAATGTAGCGCATGCCTTCTACCCCGTTGATGGCCTGCTCTAGCGTGATGAGCGTGGAGTTCACCAACACATCGGCACTGGAGCCCGGGTAGGCAATGAAGATATTGACCGTGGTAGGTGCAATGTCTGGGAACTGTGAGATGGGCAGTTGCTTGATGGCCAAGCCCCCCACAAAAACAATCATGACCGATATTACAATCGCGAATACGGGTCTATGGATAAATTTACTAAACATGTCTTCTGGTTTTAGGGAATAGAGACCTACTCCGCATACAATTCTAACTGAGACATTACCTTACCCGGCTCTACAAACTTGGAGTGGATCTTCTCGTTCTCCTTCACCAAGCGCAAACCTTCCAGCAAGATTTTATCTCCTACTGCCAATCCCTTTTGCACTACATAAAGGTGAGGCAGTTCGGCGGCTACGGTGATCTCTCTGGAGTGGAGCACATTGTGCTTGTCCAGCACGTAGACGTACTTTTTGTCCAAGACCTCAAAGGTGGTTTTCTGCGGAATCAACAGCGCGTTCGTCATAGGCACTTCCATGCGCACATTACCGGTAGACCCATGGCGCAACAGTCCTTTGGGATTAGGGAAAGTGGCCCTGAACGCAATGTTGCCGGTCTCGTTGTTAAAGTCGGCTTCAATGGTTTCCACTATGCCCGGGTAGTCAAACACCTGTTGGTTGGCCATCACCAGCTTCACATGTTTAATGTTGTTGCTTTGCTGCGTGGTCTTGTAGTCTAGGTACTCAGTCTCTGGCACGTTGAAATACACCCACATCTGGCTATTGTCTGACAGGGTGGTCATCAACTCGCCCTCGTCTACCAAGCTACCCAGACGCACCTCAAAATGGTCCATGATGCCGTCAAAGGGCGCTCTTATCTGCGTAAATCCTAAGTGCACGCGGGCCAGGGAAACTTCGGCTTTGGCTTTGTTCAATTTGGCTTGGGCCATGGCCAGTTCATTAGGAGACACAATGTTGCTGGAAGCCAGTTTCTTGGTGTTTTGGTACTCTATCTGAGCAAAGCTGGCTTCGGCCTGGGCCTTTTGTAGTTCGGCCTGGTACATGGTGGGCATGATCTGGAACATGAGTTGTCCCTTCTTTACCAGCTGCCCTTCATCTACAAAGATTTTTTGCAGGTAGCCTTTCTCCAGCGCCCTCACCTCAATGTGGCTAATGGCATGGACCTGGCCTACATACTCCTTGGTGATCAAGGTGTCTTTTTGGAGGGGGCTGGTCACTAAAAACTCAGTTTCCTCCTCCTTTGCCTCTTTTTTTGACTCACAGCCTGTATGAAACAACAAGGCGCTCAAACTCAGAAGCATGAAAATTCTCTTCATGGTAATTTGGGTTAAAAGAAATAGTTAAGGAATTTGTAGAATGCTACAGAGCGCGCCCAAGCTAGCGTAAACACACCTGACGCAGAACAAGTAGAAATAATAAGGAAAGGTGAAAGGCGGTAAACACAACACATGATGTTGCTTCCTTACCATCCCCTAAGGGAAAAGGAACTGCCTAAAGACTAATTAAGAAGGTATAAGAAAAATCTCTCTAGGTGGCTGCTGCCATCAGAGACACACCCACCGGTACAGGCAGAATGTGGCGCAGGTAAATGGGTTTACCTGTAAAAAGGGTTATCTCATACCCGGAAGACTCCGAATAGTAAATACAATCTGTGGGTGGAGAAAAAAGAAAACTGCTGACAGAACCGTAAGACACAGGCAAGGCTGCCCAGCAGAAATGCAATGATATGAACGTAAAGAAGGGCAGTGAAATAAGAGCTGGACTCTAAAACCTTCTTAAAGAAAGCCAGTTCATCTTCTTCTATCTCACTTTCTGTGGAGTACAAGAAAGACAAACCCTTTTCTGCGTCAGGCGTGACGGCCTTAAAGAAAGGCAACTGGTCATGCTGGGAGGAGCCCACGTTTTCTCCAGTAAAAGAATCTTGGAGAAGCTGAATGGGAGAAAAAGAAGCAACCGCTGGGGATTGGGCATAAAGAAGACTGTATCCGCTGGACAGCAGGATACACAGCATCAGAAGATATTTCAGGAATGCCTTTGTCATCTAGGGCGCAAAAGTACAGTAGGTCTGTGAGATTGCCAAGCAAGCCAAATTTAATAATTGAAAACTATAAAGTTGTCAGGCCTACCTACTTACCCGTTCATCTTTAGCAATAGCTGGCTTTTACCAACCGCTCTATGGCAAGTCTGCCCAGAAAGTCTGTCACCAGATTTTGCGTTTTTGGCCTGGTTCTCAGAAAACAGCCCAAAAACGAGAAATTCAAATTATTCCATAACTTCATCCCCACAAGCAAACGAGCTCCGCTATTCCATGAAAAACATCTTCACCCAGGCTGTCACAGAAGAAATCATCCAACGCATCAACCAGCTAACGCCTGCCAGCCAGCCGCTGTGGGGCAGCATGACGGTAAGCCAGATGCTGGCGCATTGCAACGTGACCTATGAAATGGTGTATGAAGACAAGCACCCCAAACCCAACGCCTTCATGCGGTTTATCCTGAACCTCTTGGTCAAGCCCATAGTGGTAAGTGAAAAACCGTACAAGCACAACAGCCACACGGCCAAGCAGTTTCTCATCAAAGACACCAAGGATTTTGAACAAGAGAAGGCACGTTTGATAAGGCACATCCAGCAAACCCAGGCCCTAGGCGAAGCCCATTTTGAGGGCAAGGAATCCCACTCCTTCGGGAAACTGAAAAGCCAGGAATGGAACAACATGTTCTATAAGCATTTGGACCACCACCTTCGGCAATTTGGCGTGTAGCCTTGCCGATATTTATTCTTGAACAAACCACTACGCCGTTTTTGGCCTGATTTCCGGAAATCAGGCCAAAAACGGCGTAGCTCTATAAGCATCTTGCTGACGCAGGCTGGCTCCTTCTTGCTTAATTAGTCAACACTTTTCTGCCATCCACCGCTTATGTAACCAAAGTCACTGAACGCCTTGGTTGCATACCTTATTTTTGTGGGAGTATTCATCAAAATGACGAAGCACCATGAAGATACAGCAGTTTGAAGACAAGGGCTTGGCGCACTACTCCTACGCCATTTTAAGCGAATGCCAGAAGCAAGTGGTATTAGTAGACCCTGCCCGCAACCCGCAACCTTACTATGACTTTGCCCAAGAGCAAGGCGCTACCATTGTAGGCGTGATAGAAACCCATCCGCACGCCGACTTTGTGAGCTCGCATCTGGAGATTCACCAACAGACCGGCGCCATTATTTACACTCACAGCTTGGTAGGCGCCGACTACCCACATACCGCATTTGACGAGGGTGTAGTCCTAGAAATTGGCAAGATAAAACTCAAGTCCCTACACACGCCCGGCCACTCACCAGACAGCATCAGCATTGTCTTGGAGCATGATGGAAAAGACAAGGCCGTCTTCACCGGTGACACCCTGTTCATTGGCGACGTGGGCCGCCCCGACCTGCGCGAGAACGCCGGAAACCTTACCGCCAAGCGCGAGGAGCTGGCCAGGCAGATGTACCACAGCACCCGTGAGAAACTCATGTACCTGGCGGATGACGTAGTAGTCTACCCCGCGCACGGCGCCGGCACCCTCTGCGGAAAAGCCCTGAGCGAGGCCAACAGCAGCACCATTGGGCAAGAAAAGCGCAGCAACCCGGCCCTGCAGGACATGACCGAGGACCAGTTTGTCACCTACCTCACCTCTGACCAGCCGTTTATTCCCAAGTACTTCGGGTATGACGTGGCTTTGAACAAGCAGGGCGCGCCCAACTACCAGGAAAGCCTACTGGCCGTCAAGCGACTAGAGAAGAATTCCAAACCGGAGAAAGATGCCTTGATTATAGATGCGCGCCCCCAAGCAGAATTCAAGAAAGGCCATCTGGCCGGCGCCTACAACCTCCAGAACGGCGGCAAGTTTGAGACCTGGCTGGGCAGCATTGTGGATCCTAAAGAGACCTTCTATTTGTTGGCCCAGGACGATAAAACATTGGATGAGCTGATTGATAAAGCCTCCAGAATTGGCTATGAAAGCAAGATCAAAGGAGCTTTTGTGATGGACGCCGTGGCTGCTGTTGCTTCGCCTGAGATGGATGTGGCAAGGTTCAAGGAACATCCAGAGCATTACACCATCGTGGACCTCCGGAACGCTTCTGAGGTGAAGGATAAGAAATACTTTGCCAACGCCTTAAACATTCCCTTGCCAGAGTTGCGGGAGCGCGCAATGGAAATCCCCACAGACAAGCCGGTGGTGATTCACTGCGCCGGCGGCTACCGCTCGGCGGCGGGCAGCAGCATAGTAGAGGCCGCTCTGCCCACCGCCAAAGTCTTTGATTTGAGTGAGGCCATCAATGAATTCAGACCTTTGTAAGGCCTTTTAGATAATTTAAAGCCTGAGTTCACTTTTATTGGTGGGCACAGGCTTTTCTCTGAGAGATGTTTTCACCAATCAGGTAGTGAAAAAGGGAAAAGCTGATGGTGCGACTGTCCTTCCGTTTTTGGCCTCTTTTTCAGAAAACAGACCAAAAACGATTTACAGAAGTATATAACTAGGGCCTGATTAACAACACCAACCCAAAAGCTCACATACAGCATTCAACCCTATGCTAGACCAAGAGACCGTTGCCACCATCCAGAAAAGATTTCCGCAGCTAGAGCCAGCGTTGCTCCAAGAGATTGCCCAGGCAGGCGTCCTTAAACAATTACAACCCGAAGAGGAAGCCCTTAGAACAGGCCAGTTCTTGAAGTCTAATGTGCTGGTGCTGGACGGGTTGGTGAAAGTATACCGCGAGGATGAGGAAGGAGGCGAG contains the following coding sequences:
- a CDS encoding efflux RND transporter permease subunit; amino-acid sequence: MFSKFIHRPVFAIVISVMIVFVGGLAIKQLPISQFPDIAPTTVNIFIAYPGSSADVLVNSTLITLEQAINGVEGMRYIASDATSAGEATLRIIFEPGTDPNDAVVRVKTRVDQVMPLLPELVQREGVVITPIQPSMLMYVNLYSKEKSMDEKFLFNYATVKMIPEIQRIKGVARAQILGSRRYAMRVWLNPDRMRAYKISVEEVMEALAEQSIIGRPGRLGQSSGIAAQSLEYVLTYKGRYNKPVEYEGIIIRANAEGESIRLKDIATVELGSEFFDIYSTMDGKPSAAIVLKQNYGSNASDVIADVKSQLEEMKASFPPGMDYKISYDVSQFLDASIEQVMHTLRDAFILVALVVFIFLGDWRSTLIPILAVPVSLIGAFFVIQFFGLSINLITLFALVLAIGIVVDNAIVVVEAVHAKMEETNLSPYKATIEVLREIGGAIIAITLVMTAVFIPLLFMSGPVGIFYRQFSITMASSIVISAVIALTLTPVLCAMLLKNNHGKPQKKNPLTKALDGFNRGFEKLTGRYVGLLRSIVSRRWLTWAILLAFGVGIFFENKVLPAGFIPNEDQGTIYAIVQTPPGSTLETTNQVSHRLQKICEEIEGVESVSSLAGYEIMTEGRGSNAGTCLINLKPWSDREHTVKEIMEELEEKSKGLGAVVEFFEPPAIPGFGSSGGFSMRLLDKNSDTDYHEFDKINKEFMNNLSKRKELTGLFTFFAANYPQYELEIDNDLAMQKGVSIGKAMENLNILIGSTYEQGFIKFNQFFKVYVQSDPKFRRLPSDILNLFVKNDQGEMVPYSAFMKLKKTQGPNEVTRFNLYNSASIQGLPAKGYTTADAIQAIQEVAATSLPKGYDIAWEGLSYDESIRGNESLYVFLVVLLFVYFVLAAQYESFIIPFAVVLSLPVGIFGSFLLLKLMGLENNIYAQVGMIMLVGLLGKNAVLIVEFAVQKRLQGATILEAAIEGAKVRFRPILMTSFAFVAGLIPLIVATGAGAIGNRTIGASALGGMLFGTIFGVVIIPGLYYIFAKMADGRHLIRDEHETPLTEGYVYADDSFPLINESENHV
- a CDS encoding efflux RND transporter periplasmic adaptor subunit, encoding MKRIFMLLSLSALLFHTGCESKKEAKEEETEFLVTSPLQKDTLITKEYVGQVHAISHIEVRALEKGYLQKIFVDEGQLVKKGQLMFQIMPTMYQAELQKAQAEASFAQIEYQNTKKLASSNIVSPNELAMAQAKLNKAKAEVSLARVHLGFTQIRAPFDGIMDHFEVRLGSLVDEGELMTTLSDNSQMWVYFNVPETEYLDYKTTQQSNNIKHVKLVMANQQVFDYPGIVETIEADFNNETGNIAFRATFPNPKGLLRHGSTGNVRMEVPMTNALLIPQKTTFEVLDKKYVYVLDKHNVLHSREITVAAELPHLYVVQKGLAVGDKILLEGLRLVKENEKIHSKFVEPGKVMSQLELYAE
- a CDS encoding DUF1569 domain-containing protein; amino-acid sequence: MKNIFTQAVTEEIIQRINQLTPASQPLWGSMTVSQMLAHCNVTYEMVYEDKHPKPNAFMRFILNLLVKPIVVSEKPYKHNSHTAKQFLIKDTKDFEQEKARLIRHIQQTQALGEAHFEGKESHSFGKLKSQEWNNMFYKHLDHHLRQFGV
- a CDS encoding rhodanese-like domain-containing protein codes for the protein MKIQQFEDKGLAHYSYAILSECQKQVVLVDPARNPQPYYDFAQEQGATIVGVIETHPHADFVSSHLEIHQQTGAIIYTHSLVGADYPHTAFDEGVVLEIGKIKLKSLHTPGHSPDSISIVLEHDGKDKAVFTGDTLFIGDVGRPDLRENAGNLTAKREELARQMYHSTREKLMYLADDVVVYPAHGAGTLCGKALSEANSSTIGQEKRSNPALQDMTEDQFVTYLTSDQPFIPKYFGYDVALNKQGAPNYQESLLAVKRLEKNSKPEKDALIIDARPQAEFKKGHLAGAYNLQNGGKFETWLGSIVDPKETFYLLAQDDKTLDELIDKASRIGYESKIKGAFVMDAVAAVASPEMDVARFKEHPEHYTIVDLRNASEVKDKKYFANALNIPLPELRERAMEIPTDKPVVIHCAGGYRSAAGSSIVEAALPTAKVFDLSEAINEFRPL